ATCCAAAGCTTCATGCAAAGCTCCGTTTTATCTCAATATGCTACCAAGTATAGATGACGTTAACTGGCCCTGTGTCAGGCGTTATGATAGAGAAGCGGTTTGCTTATTCGACGTTTTGAATTGCCGCAACACAACGTTGCACAACTTCAGCAAAAGTCCCATCAATGTTAACGCGAATAATGTCGCTTTCTTCTGCCGTTGGCATCTCCAAGGTATCAAACTGGCTTTTGAGTAACTCAATTGGCATAAAGTGCTCGGCGCGATCCAGCATGCGTTGTTTCACTAGGTCAAATTCGCCATGGAGATGAATGAAGGTTAATCGACTATTGCCTTGGCGGATTTGATCACGGTATTTCTTTTTCAACGCAGAACACACTATCACACCGGACTCTTTTTTCATCTCAATGCTAAATACTGCATCATTAATGCGTTCCAACCACGGCGCACGGTCATCATCATTGAGTGGATGTCCCGATTTCATTTTGAGAATGTTGGCTTTGGGATGTAAGTCATCGCCATCAATGAATTTTGCGTTCAGTTCACGAGCGACTGCGGCACCAATCGATGACTTGCCACAGCTAGAGACGCCCATAAACAGATAGCTGTTCCCTTTTTTCTCTATCATCACTTTGTTGACCTCAATCTCATTTCCAAGCTTTGTTGGTTTTCATCCTACCACGTTACCCGTAACATGTTACGGGTAACCTACAAAAATGTGAACAAACTAACACTCCAACAAAAGGTACTTTTATGTCTGATCTTTCACTGATCCTGACGGCAATAGGCTCAATTGCGCTGCTTCTGTTCTTAGTCATGAAGGTGAGGCTTCATGCGGTAGTATCGTTGATTCTCGTGTCGATGATCGCAGGGCTTTGTTCAGGAATGAACCCTGCAGATATCGCTAACACCATCCAAAAAGGCATGGGCGGCACACTCGGCTTTGTTGCTGTGGTCGTCGCGCTCGGCGCTATGTTTGGACGCGTCATGGAAGAAACTGGCGCGCTTGATCAGATTGCCCATACCCTACTCAACAAATTTGGGTCGAATAAAGCTCACTGGGCAATGACTCTAACCGGTTTTATCTGTGCTCTGCCCCTATTCTTTGACGTGGCCGTTGTACTATTAATTGGTATTGCCTTTGCCGTAGTACGTAAAGGTGGTGGTAGCGTCGTTAAAATTGGTATTGCACTATTAGCGGGTATCGCAACCTGCCAAGCGTTTTTAATCCCAGCACCAGGGCCAATTCTAGTCGCTTCACAATTGAATGCTGACTTTGGCTACATGATTGTGATTGGTTTGCTAGCATCCATTCCTGCGATGATTCTTGGCGGACCTATCTTTGGTAGCATGATTGCGAAAAAGGTACATGTCGAGCTGCCAGCACACGAACAGCAAGACAATATGCAACGTGAGGGGTCAGTAATTCCTTCATTTTTACTCTCTATTAGCATCGTGATTTTCCCTCTGCTGCTGATTGGTCTAAAAACCATCGTATCCCGTTTTATTGACCCGCACTCCTCTCTACACGATTGGCTAGCACTGATCGGTCACCCATTTACCGCGATTTTGCTGGCATGCCTATTGGCATTTTATGCACTAGGAATTAAACGCAATATTCCTCGCGAACGTATTATGGATATCTGTGGTAGCGCCCTGCAACCAGCGGGTGTCATCATCTTAGTTACAGGTGCAGGCGGTGTATTTAAACAAGTACTTATCGATTCAGGCGTTGGCGCAGCATTAGGTAACACCTTAGCTGGCTCAGGTCTACCTATCGTGATTCTTGCCTTTATTTTGGCAGCGGCTGTGCGTGTTATTCAAGGCTCCGCAACGGTGGCTATGCTGACAGCATGTGGCTTGATCACACCGATGCTAGCACCACTGAATTTAGATGGGGCGCAATTGGCTGCGATTACTATCGCAATTGGTGGAGGCGCCATCGTGTTATCACACGTGAATGACTCTGGCTTCTGGTTGGCTAACCGTTATCTGGGTTTAAGTGAAAAACAAACATTGCAAACGTGGACCGTTATGGAAACCATTATCGGAACCACTGGCGCTATCGTAGCGATGTTAGTATCTATCTTTCTTTAATTAGATCAGTCTATCTCCAAGTAACCTCAAGATGTGGTTTCAGCGAGAATGTATTAGCTCCACAACGAACCGCACTCTGAATCTTTCGGGTGCGGTTTTTTATTGTAAGCTTTCACCAATATCAATTTCATACCCAAGATTGATGATTGACTTCTCCACTACCTTTCCTTGTAAGCGATCCAGTAGTTCTGTTGCAGAAATACGCCCAATTTGCTCTCGCGGGGTAATCACACTCGCCAGCTTTGGTGTCATCGATTGACCAATATCATGCCCATGGAAACCGGCAACACCAATCTCCTCAGGAACGCGAATACCTTGGCGCTGACACTCAAAAATAACACCTGCCGCCAAGTCATCGTTGGTACAAAAGAAACTATCTAAATCGGGGTAACTTTGCATACTGTTTTTTAGCAATTTAGCACCGAGAGAAAATGAAGAGGCTTCATCGGTCGTTACTACTGCGGTTGGTAAGCCAGCCTGATCCATTGCTGCTGCGTAGCCCTGCATCTTCAATTTGGTACGTACGTCCATTCGAGCGCCAAGATAGACAATACGTCGGTGACCACGCGCGATCATCGCCTGAACCATTTCATAGGCTGCTTGAGTGTTATCAATCCCGACGCACTGTTGGATTGACGGTGAGGCTATATCCATCATTTCAATAACAGGAATACCCGCAGTTTCAATCATTCTAACGGTTCTGGGCGTGTGATAACTCTCAGAAAGCAATAGCCCATCAATGTTGTAAGAAAGTAGCGAAGCCACCCTAGCCTCTTCAACTTCAGGACGATAACCATAGTGAGCAAACATGGTTTGATAACCATATTTCCCAGTGACTTTTTCAATACCACGAATCACTTCAGCAAAAACTTGGTTAGTTAAAGAAGGTACCAAAACGCCGATCGCTCGACTTTTGGCTTGCGCCAAAATCTCTGGAGCTCGATTGGGAATATAGCCACAAGTGTCGAGTGCAGAAGCTATCTTTTCGCGGGTTTTATCAGAAACCAATAGTGGATCTTTAAGATAACGACTCACCGTCATCTTGGTTACCCCTACCAGATCAGCAACATCCTGCAACGTAGGCCGGCGTTTTTTAGTCATAAATAGTTATCTTCCAAGTCGATGGAGAACTCTGTTTTAGAGAACCTATAACATCATAAATTACAATATGTTATGCAGCATCACTGAATCTTATAATAGATTGCCTAATTCAACCAGTCGCAATGGGGTTATGCCCACTGCCCTGCGACATAGCCACTCGACCATGCCCATTGAAAGTTATAACCTCCGAGCCAACCGGTCACGTCCATCACTTCGCCAACAAAAAACAACCCACTAACTTGAGTACATTCCATGGTTTTGGAGGAAATAACCTGAGTATCCACACCACCTAATGTAACCTCGGCAGTGCGATAACCCTCTGTTCCATTCGGCAAGATTTTCCATGCTTGTAACTGTTCGACCACTTGTTCGAGCTGTTTACCTTGATACTGCTTCAATGGCTTATCAGCAATGACTTTACGCTCAATCAGTACTTCCACTAAGCGTTTAGGTAATACTCGCGCCAGCGTGTTTTTCAGGCTCTGATTTGGATGTTGTTGCAAGGTTTCAGTGAGCATGGCACTCAAATCCACATCGGGAACAAGATTGATGGTAATCGCCTCACCAGGAGTCCAGTAAGAAGAGAGCTGCAACACGGCGGGACCAGATAAACCACGGTGAGTGAAAAGCAGTGCTTCTTTGAAGGTTTTACCCGATTTAGATTCGATAATGGTCGGAATAGCAATACCCGATAGTTCAGCGAAATCTTCTTTATCTTCTTTGTGCAACGTAAAGGGAACTAAGCCCGCAGTTGTGGTGATCACTGGCAGTCCGAAGCTTTCGGCCACCTTGTAACCAAAAGGGGTTGCACCTAGTTTAGGCATGGATAAACCGCCCGTTGCGATCACTAAAGACTCACACGTAATCTCGCCTTTATTCGTCGCCAACTGGAATCCTGTCTCGGTTTTATTAATCTGCTCAATCTCAACTTGATACTGCTGCTCAATATTTGCTTGGTCACACTCTGCCAATAACATGTTTACGATATCTTTAGCAGAATCCAAGCAAAACAGCTGACCATGATCGCGCTCTTCAAATTCTATACCGTGCTTGCTCACCATCGAGATAAAATCCCAGTTGGTATATTGAGATAACGCTGATTTCACAAAATGTGGATTGCGACATAAGTAGTTTTCAGCGGAAACATCGTAGTTAGTGAAGTTACAACGACCGCCGCCAGAAATAAGGATTTTTCGCCCCGGTTTTTTAGCGTTGTCGATGACCAAAACTCGGCGACCACGCAGTCCTGCTTGGGCTGCACACATTAATCCCGCCGCACCGGCACCCACGATGACTACATCGACCTGTCTACTCATGCTTTATAACTCTTGATTGAAATAAAAAAGGATGTGCTTGGGCACATCCTTCGATTACGTGAGGCGGTATTTTAGCGGCAAAGCCCGCGCTTGCCAATTAGCTGTTTACAGAATAATCGCCGCAGCCGTAGTGACAACCAACAGCGTAATACAGAGAATAAAGAGCTCTCGTACCCGATCGCACTTCGCCATAAACAGCTCATCATGATGATGATGGTATTCTTTGCTCTTAATATAATGGTAAAGACGCACTTGCTTCGTCCAATTTCCTTGGGTCGAGAAAAAACCTCTTCCATCCACTTGTTGATACAACAGAGGATGTGCATCCCTCATGATATACAGCAAAGAACGCAACGCGCTGAAATATCTTGCCAAATTAATTAAGGTTACTATCAGTAACGCAAAAAGAATGGTATCACCATTAATCATCTTTTCCTCCCCACATCTTCATACCAGACACCGAAAGAAAAAGACGATCGCTAACTCCAGTCTTTTACTTCTTACTATTCAGCAGAGGTATCTGATGCAGAAGATGAACTACCCACTTTTGCCAATTCCGCTAAATCCTTGTCGATAAAGAAGAGGGCTTTTCCGTCTTCACCAACAAGTTCTAGCTTGTCTAATATCCCTTTAAACAGTTTCTCTTCCTCATGTTGCTCAGCGACATACCATTGAAGAAAACTGAATGTAGAGTAGTCTTGAGATGTGAACGCCACATGAGCTAACTTATTAATATTCTGTGTAATCATTTGCTCATGTTCATACGTTTCACGGAATACCTCACCAAGGCTCGCGTACGTATGTTTAGGCGCAGCGATCGCACCAAGGATTGGCAAGGCACCCGTTTCACTTACATACGTAAATAAACGGTGCATATGCTGCATTTCTTCTTCTGCATGCTTACGCAAAAACTGCGCCGCGCCTTCGAATCCTTTGTCTTCACACCAAGCACTCATCTGTAAGTATAGATTGGATGAAAAAAATTCTAGGTTAATTTGATCATTCAATTGATCAATCATAGCTTGTGCCAACATAGATAACTCCTAACTCTCTGTTTCTATTTATAACAAGCACTATAACACGATCATTGTATTAAGTGCGTAAGGTATTACGGCGCGCTACGGATATGAGATCATGACTGCAAAAATCCCTAGCGTGCAGTGTTAATCTAATGTTAGTCACCTAAAAGGAGATAGCATTATGGGTTATCAACACATCTTAGTTGCCGTCGATCTTTCTGAAGATAGCAAAGTATTAGTCGACAAAGCGGTGGCGTTCGCAAGACCTTTAAACGCTCAATTGTCGTTCATTCATATCGATGTGAATTATGCGGAGCTTTATACTGGTCTCATCGATATCAATCTGGCTGAAACACAGCACAACTCCATGGAAGCCTCCCTCAATCAGCTTCAAGATTTGGCTAAATATGCGGGTTATCCAATTAATCACACCTTGGTGGGGAGTGGTGATTTAAGCAACGAGATCTGCGATACGATTGCGGAGTTTAATATTGACCTAGTTGTCTGCGGCCATCACCAAGATTTCTGGAGT
This genomic window from Vibrio tritonius contains:
- a CDS encoding gluconokinase, whose translation is MIEKKGNSYLFMGVSSCGKSSIGAAVARELNAKFIDGDDLHPKANILKMKSGHPLNDDDRAPWLERINDAVFSIEMKKESGVIVCSALKKKYRDQIRQGNSRLTFIHLHGEFDLVKQRMLDRAEHFMPIELLKSQFDTLEMPTAEESDIIRVNIDGTFAEVVQRCVAAIQNVE
- the gntU gene encoding gluconate transporter codes for the protein MSDLSLILTAIGSIALLLFLVMKVRLHAVVSLILVSMIAGLCSGMNPADIANTIQKGMGGTLGFVAVVVALGAMFGRVMEETGALDQIAHTLLNKFGSNKAHWAMTLTGFICALPLFFDVAVVLLIGIAFAVVRKGGGSVVKIGIALLAGIATCQAFLIPAPGPILVASQLNADFGYMIVIGLLASIPAMILGGPIFGSMIAKKVHVELPAHEQQDNMQREGSVIPSFLLSISIVIFPLLLIGLKTIVSRFIDPHSSLHDWLALIGHPFTAILLACLLAFYALGIKRNIPRERIMDICGSALQPAGVIILVTGAGGVFKQVLIDSGVGAALGNTLAGSGLPIVILAFILAAAVRVIQGSATVAMLTACGLITPMLAPLNLDGAQLAAITIAIGGGAIVLSHVNDSGFWLANRYLGLSEKQTLQTWTVMETIIGTTGAIVAMLVSIFL
- the gntR gene encoding gluconate operon transcriptional repressor GntR, coding for MTKKRRPTLQDVADLVGVTKMTVSRYLKDPLLVSDKTREKIASALDTCGYIPNRAPEILAQAKSRAIGVLVPSLTNQVFAEVIRGIEKVTGKYGYQTMFAHYGYRPEVEEARVASLLSYNIDGLLLSESYHTPRTVRMIETAGIPVIEMMDIASPSIQQCVGIDNTQAAYEMVQAMIARGHRRIVYLGARMDVRTKLKMQGYAAAMDQAGLPTAVVTTDEASSFSLGAKLLKNSMQSYPDLDSFFCTNDDLAAGVIFECQRQGIRVPEEIGVAGFHGHDIGQSMTPKLASVITPREQIGRISATELLDRLQGKVVEKSIINLGYEIDIGESLQ
- a CDS encoding BaiN/RdsA family NAD(P)/FAD-dependent oxidoreductase — its product is MSRQVDVVIVGAGAAGLMCAAQAGLRGRRVLVIDNAKKPGRKILISGGGRCNFTNYDVSAENYLCRNPHFVKSALSQYTNWDFISMVSKHGIEFEERDHGQLFCLDSAKDIVNMLLAECDQANIEQQYQVEIEQINKTETGFQLATNKGEITCESLVIATGGLSMPKLGATPFGYKVAESFGLPVITTTAGLVPFTLHKEDKEDFAELSGIAIPTIIESKSGKTFKEALLFTHRGLSGPAVLQLSSYWTPGEAITINLVPDVDLSAMLTETLQQHPNQSLKNTLARVLPKRLVEVLIERKVIADKPLKQYQGKQLEQVVEQLQAWKILPNGTEGYRTAEVTLGGVDTQVISSKTMECTQVSGLFFVGEVMDVTGWLGGYNFQWAWSSGYVAGQWA
- the uspB gene encoding universal stress protein UspB, producing MINGDTILFALLIVTLINLARYFSALRSLLYIMRDAHPLLYQQVDGRGFFSTQGNWTKQVRLYHYIKSKEYHHHHDELFMAKCDRVRELFILCITLLVVTTAAAIIL
- the ftnA gene encoding non-heme ferritin — its product is MLAQAMIDQLNDQINLEFFSSNLYLQMSAWCEDKGFEGAAQFLRKHAEEEMQHMHRLFTYVSETGALPILGAIAAPKHTYASLGEVFRETYEHEQMITQNINKLAHVAFTSQDYSTFSFLQWYVAEQHEEEKLFKGILDKLELVGEDGKALFFIDKDLAELAKVGSSSSASDTSAE
- a CDS encoding universal stress protein, with the protein product MGYQHILVAVDLSEDSKVLVDKAVAFARPLNAQLSFIHIDVNYAELYTGLIDINLAETQHNSMEASLNQLQDLAKYAGYPINHTLVGSGDLSNEICDTIAEFNIDLVVCGHHQDFWSKILSSTKQLMNCTPVDLLVVPFVD